The Vicia villosa cultivar HV-30 ecotype Madison, WI linkage group LG1, Vvil1.0, whole genome shotgun sequence genome includes a region encoding these proteins:
- the LOC131608743 gene encoding protein RKD5-like yields the protein MNESKRNNNECQPAKKVSPVFEQDLNYLPYEKDESELLDDGTDFESSSGFVGKKKRAPSYHVAKITLSDLVKYFNMPIAEASKNLNVCLTVLKSYCFVCGREKKYASP from the exons ATGAATGAATCGAAAAGAAATAACAATGAATGCCAGCCAGCGAAAAAAGTCTCGCCGGTGTTTGAACAAGATCTCAATTATCTTCCTTATGAAAAAGACGAGTCTGAGTTACTGGATGACGGGACAGATTTTGAAAGTTCTTCAG GTTTTGTAGGAAAGAAAAAGAGGGCACCAAGTTACCATGTAGCTAAAATTACTTTATCAGATTTAGTCAAGTACTTTAATATGCCAATTGCAGAAGCTTCAAAAAATCTAAATGTTTGCCTTACTGTTCTCAAAAGCTACTGTTTTGTCTGTGGTAGAGAGAAGAAATATGCTTCTCCTTAG
- the LOC131640757 gene encoding cold shock domain-containing protein 3: MAEERISGVVQWFNSGKGFGFIKPDDGSEDLFVHQSSIRSDGFRTLAEGDRVEFTIATGDNEKTKAVDVTGPNGAPLQSRQDSYGGGGGGRGFGGFRGSERRNGGGGGAGCYNCGDTGHIARECNRSNNSGGGGGAGCYNCGDTGHIARDCNRINNSGGGGGGACYTCGSFGHIARDCTRGGNIGGGFDRSSGGATSCYRCGGIGHIARDCATPSDRSGGGGGCYKCGEVGHIARDCNIEGGRFDGGNGGGRFGGGNNGRFGGGNGGTNTCFNCGKPGHFARECVEASG; encoded by the coding sequence ATGGCGGAGGAGAGAATCTCAGGTGTGGTGCAATGGTTCAACAGTGGCAAAGGCTTTGGTTTCATCAAACCTGATGACGGCAGCGAAGATCTCTTCGTTCATCAATCATCCATCAGATCTGATGGTTTCCGCACCCTCGCAGAAGGCGATCGTGTCGAATTCACCATCGCCACCGGCGATAATGAAAAAACCAAGGCTGTTGATGTCACCGGTCCTAACGGCGCTCCTCTGCAGTCCAGGCAGGATTCGTATGGCGGTGGAGGCGGCGGTCGCGGATTTGGTGGATTTAGGGGCTCTGAGAGACGTAACGGTGGAGGCGGCGGTGCTGgatgttacaactgtggtgataCTGGCCACATCGCTAGAGAGTGTAACAGGAGCAATAACTCCGGTGGAGGCGGAGGTGCTGGCTGTTACAACTGCGGTGATACTGGCCACATCGCCAGGGATTGCAACCGGATCAATAATTCCGGTGGAGGCGGAGGAGGTGCTTGTTACACCTGCGGCTCTTTTGGTCATATTGCCAGGGATTGCACTCGCGGAGGCAACATTGGAGGTGGATTTGACCGCAGCAGTGGAGGAGCCACTTCTTGCTACAGATGCGGTGGAATCGGGCACATTGCGAGAGACTGCGCTACTCCCAGCGACCGGAGTGGAGGTGGAGGTGGTTGCTATAAGTGCGGTGAAGTTGGTCACATAGCCAGGGATTGCAACATTGAAGGTGGGAGATTCGACGGCGGCAACGGTGGTGGAAGGTTTGGTGGTGGCAACAATGGAAGGTTTGGTGGTGGCAATGGAGGAACCAACACATGCTTCAATTGTGGAAAGCCAGGTCATTTTGCAAGGGAGTGCGTCGAGGCTTCTGGTTGA